A segment of the Pedosphaera parvula Ellin514 genome:
CGCATTGGCTGAAGGAATCAAAGGAGGACTGGGCGGCAAAATGGGATTATTGCCTGCGGGAGTTTGGCCGAATGTCTCAGGATTGTTACCGTTCATAGTTTTGTCTGGCTGTGGTTGTTTGGTCAGGAAAAAAGCAAATATTGGACGGATCGAAAAACGCTTTCAAAAAAATTGCCCTTGAAAGCATCCGGTCGCAGGAATTCCACCGGCAAACCTGGCGAACCAATAAATGGCCTTAGAATCCAGCAGAGCTGGCTGCCCAGGAAAAGATTCACCGTCAGCCAGGTAAAAAGCACACGGCGACTCACCGCGATACTTCCACTAAGGCGTTGCAGCAGTTGAACCAACCTCACGTTCGCCGTTATCCCGGCGAAAGCGATAATTATGACATGCGTCAGCTGAATAAAGCTATAAGCGCCGGCGACATGGGCAGACATCGCCGGAGCATTCCACACCAGGAAGAATACCAGCGGGCTGAAGGATCCTAAAATGGTTGCTGCGATGGTGAAACTGATGAGGACAGCCTGCATGGATTGGCGAAAGCCCAGGTTCAAACCGAGCAAGGGCGCAAACATTCCGTTGATCAATCCGTTGCCGAGCGTGGTTAGGAGAATAATCAATGGAAACTTGATGGCGACGTACAACCCCTGCCAGGGATCGCGCCAGCAACCCATGGCAGCACCATATAGACCGGCTCCGATGAAGATTGTGAACACATGCAGGGTCGTTCGCCTCAAACTCCATGTCTGAACCCACTCACTCATCAATGTGGGCTCACCTCGCAGCACAACGCCGATCTGATTCGGGTTCAAAATGTTCGAGCGGGCTGTCATTGGAATTTAGGATGCTTTTCCCCCATTGGAGTTTGATGCAGCTTCATAAGATGGACATCAAATCATTCTCCACGTTCATTCTGCCTCAACGAGTGCCGCCGGCCTGACAAAGGCCCGGGTTGGTGCATAGCTGAATATGCCCGCTGCCACCTCATCAAAAATAAGCCCGCAGTCCCACCAAAATTGTGCAGTCGAAACACCCGCTTCACGCAAAATCTTCCGGTGGTCCCACAATACCACCATGCATGAGGCTCTGAATAGGATTCTCCAGACAGTTCGCAACGCCAGTCGGGACGGAATTGAAAGGTCCACAAACGCGCCTTGTAAAAATTCCATATGGAAAGCCACATGCCCTTCTTCGTCGTGTACAATCTGCGCACAGACCGCACGCACTACCGGGTCATCAACACCGTCACGCACCGCGCGGAAGTAACGCTTGGCAATCATCTCTGGCATCAGCAGCACAAGCAGTTCCTGGTTCAATCCGAAAAGCCGACGCAGCAGGATAAAGCAGGTGTCGCTCCAATGATGCCCAATCAAGGGTGCATCCAGAAGTTTAAGCACCTCTGCCATCAAGCGCGCATGCTCCTGCTCTTCCTTGATGAAAAGATCGATACTTTCCATATAGACCGAATCGTTGGTGGTCGCCGCTTGTTTGCGAAGATGGCGGCCCTCGCCAGATTCGCCAACCTGAAATCGCTGCAACGAATGTATCAACGGTCCGCGTAATC
Coding sequences within it:
- a CDS encoding ferritin-like domain-containing protein, which encodes MKNWLRYFDYNRVHRREVPWNKGVNVATRLRGPLIHSLQRFQVGESGEGRHLRKQAATTNDSVYMESIDLFIKEEQEHARLMAEVLKLLDAPLIGHHWSDTCFILLRRLFGLNQELLVLLMPEMIAKRYFRAVRDGVDDPVVRAVCAQIVHDEEGHVAFHMEFLQGAFVDLSIPSRLALRTVWRILFRASCMVVLWDHRKILREAGVSTAQFWWDCGLIFDEVAAGIFSYAPTRAFVRPAALVEAE